Below is a window of Populus trichocarpa isolate Nisqually-1 chromosome 3, P.trichocarpa_v4.1, whole genome shotgun sequence DNA.
tgactaaattaaaatcaaacggttaaaacatattttaattcagGATTTCCCTTTAAACTACCgaaattattatttgatcaTGTACCTTTCATTTCCTGgtcactaaaacaaaaaaatgatttaagtaGTGATCCTGACGTGTACTCCATGTTATTGCCAGATCTGTATATTTTGCTAACGTGTCCCCTTTGTTGTTGTGGAGTTGAGTTTTTATGTGATGCTGattttttcccccttttctAATGGTTTGGTGCACCGACTTTTCAATGCTTTGATTTTGATGGGGGAATCTTGCGCGTTCTGCTTCAGATCCCAACGGTATGACCTCTTTGCCCTCTTCTTTGACAGAGATAAAAACTGAGTTCTTAACTCTAATAAAATTACGGTTCTAAATCGAAgagaaatacattgaaaaaactttgattttttttttaaatttctaaaattcaacTATccgataaaaaaacaatacatcaattgtttttataaggGTTAAAATTGACTTGACCATAAGAATTTAAAGCTAagtatgaaaattaattaaaattaactataataatcattaaaataagaaaacaatattttctagATTTAGTTCGAGGATGTTTCAAATTTGGACTAGTCACAATAAGCTGACAAAACTGGTCTTATAGAACCATCtagcaaaatttaaatttgatacaatgatataaattcataaacatATCCAACACGTTTCATGTTAGAatgcaattattattatttttttttttgaaaaggtgGCAGTATGTTTTAGATTCGTTTTCTGGATATggattcaaaactaaaataatccACGACTTGTACGTTGTTGAATTATGCTGATTTTTGTCATATTTGCTAGTTTTCTTGTTTAATCAACAaggaattttcaaaaaacaaggaCAAATTAGATCATACAAAGCTTAAGACCAATATTGGATTGATAGATTACTTTCCTGAACATGACTAATTCAATCTTATCCAGCCGACTGACATTGTAAGAGTCCCGGGATTGTCAATGACTAATAAACAATAACAGAGGATCAGTTTGAAAATTATACTCCAACAATTACGGAggaacattttaaaaattcaagcaTCGTTCTATGTGTTAAATTGACCTTGTCCTGTGTAAATTATAGGTCCATTGTATTACAAAGGCTGGTACCACTTCTTCTACCAATACAATCCACATGCTGCCGTGTGGGGCGACATAGTCTGGGGCCATGCTGTATCAAAAGACTTGATCCATTGGCTCCACCTCCCATTGGCGATGGTTGCCGATAAATGGTACGACAAGAATGGTGTCTGGACTGGCTCTGCCACAATCCTCCCTGATGGTAAGATCGTCATGCTATACACTGGATCCACTAATGAGTCAGTCCAGGTACAAAATCTTGCATATCCAGCAGACCACGATGATCCTCTCCTCCTCAAGTGGGTCAAATACTCTGGCAATCCTGTTTTAGTCCCGCCACCAGGTATTGGTGCCAAGGACTTCCGTGACCCCACAACAGCCTGGAAAACTTCTGAAGGGAAGTGGCGCATTATAATAGgatccaaaattaataaaactggCATAGCTTTAGTCTATGATACTGAAGACTTCATAAATTATGAGTTGTTAAGTGGAATCCTTCACGGTGTCCCTAAAACTGGCATGTGGGAATGTGTGGACTTTTACCCTGTGTCGAAAACAGGTCAGAATGGATTGGATACATCTGTTAATGGTCCTCAAGTGAAGCATGTGATCAAGACAAGCCTGGATGATGATAGGCATGATTACTATGCACTTGGGACTTATGCTGACAAGGTTGGAAAATGGTATCCAGATAATCCAGAGATCGATGTTGGTATTGGTATCAGGTACGATTATGGCATATTCTATGCCTCCAAGACATTTTATGATCAGAGTAAAGGAAGGAGAGTGTTGTGGGGCTGGATTGGAGAGTCTGATAGTGAAGTCGCCGATGTAAAGAAAGGATGGGCATCTCTTCAGGTATGTTTCATGTCTTGCAAAATGGCTTGATCTTCAGAAATGTAATATGAGTTGGAACTTCAGATATGTTTACTAACTGTAAACCCACTTTGCCATTGCTTTCTAcgctttttattctttttaacaattttcCGGTTGTTCAATGCTAATCTGCAGGGCATTCCAAGGACAGTTGTGTTGGATACAAAGACAGGTAGCAATCTGCTTCAATGGCCAGTTGAAGAGGTAGAGAGCTTGAGATTAAAAAGCAAGAATTTTAACAACATAGAGGTTAAGGCAGGGTCAGCTGTACCGCTTGAACTCGATGGAGCCACACAGGTTTGTATGTGTGTAATTTCGTaaactaaattataataatatcaagAAAACCTGTTTGACTTACGTGACGAGAACATGTTACAGCTAGACATCGTTGCTGAGTTTGAGTTAGACAGGAAGGCTATAGAGAGAACAGCCGAATCCAATGTGGAGTTCAGCTGCAGCACCAATGGTGGGGCTTCTCACCGCGGTGCATTGGGACCATTTGGCCTTCTAGTTCTTGCAGATGACGATCTCACCGAGTATACTCCCGTATACTTTTTTGTTGCCAAAGGAAATAATGGCAGCCTCAAAACTTTCTTCTGCACTGACCAGTCAAGGTAATAATAGTGGATCCTCCTGCACTTAATTGTAAAATTTCAGGTTCTTGGAGTGCTTGTGGTTGAGGCTGATTTGATGACCCTCAtgatttataatattcctgTAGGTCTTCTGTGGCCAACGACgttagaaaagaaatttatgGGAGCTATGTTCCTGTATTAGAGGGTGAAAAGTTATCAGTTAGGATATTGGTGAGTTGAGATAGACTGCTAGTTATT
It encodes the following:
- the LOC7465525 gene encoding acid beta-fructofuranosidase isoform X1 encodes the protein MADPSPLLPVSNSLEPSYSPAPEGAVSAGCPATHLRRSKKVLIAVFSGLLVVSLILATINNNNGGRHVQYHSQEDEDASLATPKEMAKPETLLPAGYSRGVSAGVSEKANVNLKGAQVKDYPWNNSMLSWQRTAFHFQPEENWMNDPNGPLYYKGWYHFFYQYNPHAAVWGDIVWGHAVSKDLIHWLHLPLAMVADKWYDKNGVWTGSATILPDGKIVMLYTGSTNESVQVQNLAYPADHDDPLLLKWVKYSGNPVLVPPPGIGAKDFRDPTTAWKTSEGKWRIIIGSKINKTGIALVYDTEDFINYELLSGILHGVPKTGMWECVDFYPVSKTGQNGLDTSVNGPQVKHVIKTSLDDDRHDYYALGTYADKVGKWYPDNPEIDVGIGIRYDYGIFYASKTFYDQSKGRRVLWGWIGESDSEVADVKKGWASLQGIPRTVVLDTKTGSNLLQWPVEEVESLRLKSKNFNNIEVKAGSAVPLELDGATQLDIVAEFELDRKAIERTAESNVEFSCSTNGGASHRGALGPFGLLVLADDDLTEYTPVYFFVAKGNNGSLKTFFCTDQSRSSVANDVRKEIYGSYVPVLEGEKLSVRILVDHSIIESFAQGGRTCITSRVYPTRAIYGSARLFLFNNATEAGVTSSLKIWNMNSAFIRPYSNEQQ
- the LOC7465525 gene encoding acid beta-fructofuranosidase isoform X2; this translates as MADPSPLLPVSNSLEPSYSPAPEGAVSAGCPATHLRRSKKVLIAVFSGLLVVSLILATINNNNGGRHVQYHSQEDEDASLATPKEMAKPETLLPAGYSRGVSAGVSEKANVNLKGAQVKDYPWNNSMLSWQRTAFHFQPEENWMNGPLYYKGWYHFFYQYNPHAAVWGDIVWGHAVSKDLIHWLHLPLAMVADKWYDKNGVWTGSATILPDGKIVMLYTGSTNESVQVQNLAYPADHDDPLLLKWVKYSGNPVLVPPPGIGAKDFRDPTTAWKTSEGKWRIIIGSKINKTGIALVYDTEDFINYELLSGILHGVPKTGMWECVDFYPVSKTGQNGLDTSVNGPQVKHVIKTSLDDDRHDYYALGTYADKVGKWYPDNPEIDVGIGIRYDYGIFYASKTFYDQSKGRRVLWGWIGESDSEVADVKKGWASLQGIPRTVVLDTKTGSNLLQWPVEEVESLRLKSKNFNNIEVKAGSAVPLELDGATQLDIVAEFELDRKAIERTAESNVEFSCSTNGGASHRGALGPFGLLVLADDDLTEYTPVYFFVAKGNNGSLKTFFCTDQSRSSVANDVRKEIYGSYVPVLEGEKLSVRILVDHSIIESFAQGGRTCITSRVYPTRAIYGSARLFLFNNATEAGVTSSLKIWNMNSAFIRPYSNEQQ